The DNA region GTGTTCTTCACCTGTCTTGGGTTGGTTGCGGTAGTTATAAAGCAGCTGGTAACCAATTCCCTCGTCATGAATGATGGAGGCTGTCACACTATCCGAATGCGATGATTGAGTTTTCAGATGAATTCTGACTTTGTCCCATGACTGGACAATTCTCAGCTCACCTTCCCAGGGTTTACCACCTTCAGATCGGGTATGGCCTTCAACATTCCAGCGGCCTGCAAGATTTGGCACACATAAAAATTTCCCGAGGTAGGTGTTATGCCAGAGATTTTTATCAAACCATGTATACAACCCCATGTAGATCCCACCGGCGCTAATAAGTGAAAAAACTGAGGCAGGTATGTGGCTGTTAATGTGAAAGTTTTTCAGCCATTCGATTAGTGTGAGTGCTAGTAAAATCAGAACGAACGATATAACTGAGGCAACAATGGCAATATATCGGCCGACTTTACTGCGGTTAAAACCGCAAATCACAATGTACTCGTGACTTTTCATGAAATGGCGTCCAAGTGAGATGAAAACTAAAAAAACTATATATAGGTAATTTTACTATATCAAACCCTAGATATGGATGGATTGACAGTTATTTCTCGGTATGGTTATCAGAACGAGTTTTAAGTAGATCTGGAAGAAGATACATCCAGATTTCAGTCAGATACCGCCATCGTCATGTCAGCAGGAACCGGATTGATTTCCTCGTTTCATAGCGGTCAGGCTTGCCTGAAAATGATACCTTCGCAGGGAATGTTGATTGAGCTGGGCGGTGTCATTTTTCTGTTTATAGGCGGATTACTTGCAACCCTTGGCTGGCAGTGGCCGTTTTTGCTTCATCTTTTTGCCTAGGTTCTTCTGGTTATGCAGCTGGCGTTTGTGCCGTAACAATTGTCCTCTGGGACAGAAAACATGAATGAAAACGCCGGAGAAAGCGAATCGGTGAGTGCGACTCGATTAGCGCCTGTGCTTTTTGCAGCCCTGCTGTCCATGATTTGCTTCTTCACCAGCATTATCATCATTCCGCAGGTGTTTAGCTGCATGGCTATTGGGGCAGCAGAAACCGGATACTTTCTGTCGTTTATCTCACTGGTCGCCGTCGGGGCTGCTGCGATGATGCCGCGCCTCATAGCGCGTTTACGTGAGTACGGAAATCTGTACACGGCGTTTAGCTGCTACGCTGCCGGACATTTCATATTTTCATTCGCTGATAATGTAGTGTTCTACATCGCTGGCGGGGTTTTAATGAGTTGTGGGTTTGGTCTGTCGGTGCCGCTTGTGAATCATATGACAGTCGAGCAGAGTCACGCTCGCGTCCGGGGACGTAACCTTGCCTGGCTTTCTATGGCTATATTCTCCGGCCAGTTTTTATCATCATTCATGGAAATCATCCTAGGAGATTCATCAGTCGTCTTCCGGGGGACCGCGACAATTGCGGTGGCGGTAATTGTCGCTCTCATGGTGATACACCGGAAACGTCGCTTTAAAACGGCATAACGTCTGTCAGTATCAGCAACGCCGACATTGCTGAGCCGGCTTAGTCTGGTGCGGGTACTGAGGGTGCAAATGTCCGCTCTTGGCACGAAGCGGACATACATCACAAGCGCCGTACATACGCTCTATAAAACAACTGCTCCGGCGCTGCGGTACCAAGGGCGAATCCCGGAGTGCTTTACTCAAAAATGAAACGGTGCTTATATGTTCTGGCTTCAGCTTAAATAATTAATCGGGCCTGCAATATACGGGGCCTGCTCAGTGTCTTTGCCGTAAAGGATTAGGTATGGAAATTGAAATTAATTGCTGTAATAACATCGATAAAGCAAATATAA from Enterobacter chengduensis includes:
- a CDS encoding MFS transporter, translated to MNENAGESESVSATRLAPVLFAALLSMICFFTSIIIIPQVFSCMAIGAAETGYFLSFISLVAVGAAAMMPRLIARLREYGNLYTAFSCYAAGHFIFSFADNVVFYIAGGVLMSCGFGLSVPLVNHMTVEQSHARVRGRNLAWLSMAIFSGQFLSSFMEIILGDSSVVFRGTATIAVAVIVALMVIHRKRRFKTA